The following proteins come from a genomic window of Zonotrichia leucophrys gambelii isolate GWCS_2022_RI chromosome 4, RI_Zleu_2.0, whole genome shotgun sequence:
- the C4H4orf50 gene encoding uncharacterized protein C4orf50 homolog isoform X1: MGWSEPVAATISALNGQEKVFLKAEKELEHAGTPDEKVNSAGEENLTLRIKELEKSREKLKGVLEDCVESNSILRNRMRELELSHKTLLVRIDQLCVKLGQVENVNLRVKGKLQSIQEDLIHLVENQKKSEKKNKEKLRWLQEQLKTKEDEIKSQSEYFEHYKQRQRQQTAVLRKRDCYLQGEVSRLEKQVLDLNAHIALLTSKLEEGMVQHLQQKLQSVCSASQGCKHPGREEMEWKACIENVEHDVKSHLKAFQQNLKFLREKEENTSREQADLLTELQCSQNTEDFLRTKLEESHHQIYSLKISEIKLQEKVEELLDENRTLKDQGTMKLKKKKEKYSELTRSVDGDNSVYLDEVQHLKWRAVSDSLSSRATQTPVVLLHDKESETPACNCEGLKQMEELPEDLVPVLECSSSAFVKVAGLAETEQVTLGPQRANTLKDSLRCTPSHHAAGLLPPCSEKLPSDETSKETKDEETFFLLKEHTIAPPVKTFPASVVEILMRKKIQLTLFEPGRCHITAFTTEKKVRNLSFCETNVNLWSDHLCIVAKGEFHDRATEFLHGTLPSTVAEIFTTSLEECNIEKHWGNKQILPGSVSEKKCLDKDVDDEKYHQKIFTGRAEREEIQNDEAKHQQVTCDLEESSKVSYRNELFSPRKQGVEARESLHSTQGAQSLPIVFKVFQKCFEGSSERMDKEENISENCVPDVNSEHNGEDMIEMEEKGKQAQKPTHQTSPSSNIGLKKRKDQTLKLHEPDKDFSCQKIAAKNVQHEYSHFFFSSDEERYLLNLLFPLQERPVCLSKIFQPGNSFCRCFCPLSTWKAGNGCDVRISVLEKAVAACSQRIFLLMQESENYAKKVSILQQENDRYAQILCALEEEMDAYFQYVLAADESNIVSFQNFLNEKEIAGGCFDNFTEESTMTPGTSLVATFSKNLSYVEEKNRNFEKDSWTIASNKPHRSVLSLNGRKIRYFQLLSYLKEERSRCFKEMAKLLQDKENCVAKYNELLQERKRNLQRIALSEGEKETLLAQLSEIKCEQDKYSALVSELQDCKTNCYQTISDLQEEKCVLQREIDRIKQKTSERLGELQKANANFILENKNLKELMSSLGFTYEELRKEKSIGTNKNTVKLKEENQQPGLKPKKVETACSVTQTEEQGVLATDPSDYSPGKKGSMFENYSMMKEQVRKVEEQLKIQQKELEKSKKEAQKWYRELGFAETRYEETKTRLMQALSELDHLKQEVGDKMWGKQHCKLMPVYTLKDAQEKEVNKIASKRLEQQVLTLKAQLRDQAALQNQFHDLQNEVELLQAQLCEKEKELQKSKSEVKLTLAPLKAKLACLTQKCQERNSFIRRMHDEFHRQGFINSAFDEEMKSLVNDMTLAEYMVAFTPMCNQVMLPSSTDVSQAKGQPEGPVAGARGNRRIGSAPGDSQPPQLSPHPKPVCWFFCHSSKPREDHSLALRAERKPPQKLPEMGLPLYSVCII; this comes from the exons ATGGGATGGTCAGAGCCCGTGGCTGCCACGATAAGCGCACTGAACGGACAGGAGAAGGTGTTCTTAAAGGCAGAGAAG GAATTAGAACATGCAGGCACACCTGATGAAAAAGTAAACAGTGCTGGAGAAGAGAATTTGACTCTCAGAATAAAAGAGCTGGAAAAGTCAAGGGAAAAACTGAAAGGTGTTCTGGAGGACTGCGTGGAGTCAAATTCCATCCTGAGAAATAG GatgagagagctggagctgtcacACAAAACACTTCTTGTGAGGATTGATCAACTTTGTGTGAAGCTGGGCCAGGTTGAAAATGTCAATCTGCGCGTTAAAGGGAAACTGCAAAGCATTCAGGAGGACCTGATCCACTTG GTTGAAAACCAAAAGAAGTCAGAGaagaagaacaaggaaaaaCTGCGTTGGcttcaggagcagctgaagacAAAAGAGGATGAAATAAAAAGCCAGTCAGAATACTTTGAGCACTACAAACAAAGGCAGAGACAACAGACAGCGGTACTGAGGAAAAGGGACTGTTACCTTCAGGGTGAGGTATCTAGGCTAGAAAAGCAAGTCCTGGATCTTAATGCCCATATTGCTCTTTTGACATCCAAGTTAGAAGAGGGAATggtgcagcacctccagcagaAGCTGCAGTCAGTGTGCAGTGCGAGTCAGGGCTGTAAGCACCCTGGAAGGGAAGAAATGGAATGGAAAGCTTGTATTGAAAATGTGGAGCATGATGTGAAAAGCCACCTCAAGGCATTTCAGCAAAACCTGAAGTTCttgagggaaaaagaagagaacactAGCAGGGAACAGGCAGACCTGCTGACTGAACTGCAGTGCTCTCAGAACACTGAAGACTTTCTCCGAACAAAATTGGAAGAATCTCACCATCAGATCTATAgcttaaaaatatctgaaatcaAACTACAGGAAAAAGTGGAAGAGCTTTTAGATGAAAACAGAACTTTAAAAGATCAAGGTACTATGAagttgaaaaagaagaaagaaaaatactcagAACTTACAAGATCGGTGGATGGGGACAACAGTGTTTACCTG gatGAAGTTCAGCATCTGAAATGGAGGGCAGTCTCGGATTCACTTAGTAGCAGAGCTACTCAAACTCCAGTTGTGCTGCTACATGATAAAGAGTCTG AAACACCAGCCTGTAATTGTGAGGGACTAAAGCAGATGGAGGAGCTTCCAGAAGACCTTGTACCAGTTTTGGAATGCAGTTCCAGTGCCTTTGTGAAAGTTGCTGGTCTAGCTGAGACTGAGCAG GTCACCCTTGGACCGCAGAGGGCAAATACTCTAAAGGACAGTTTGAGGTGTACCCCAAGTCATCATGCAGCAGGACTGCTTCCCCCTTGTTCTGAGAAGTTACCCAGTGATGAGACAAGTAAGGAAACCAAAGatgaagaaactttttttctcttgaaggAACACACCATAGCTCCACCAGTGAAGACATTCCCTGCTTCTGTGGTTGAAATCTTAATGAGAAAGAAGATCCAACTGACCTTGTTTGAGCCTGGGAGATGTCACATAACAGCTTTCACCACTGAGAAGAAAGTGAGGAATTTGAGTTTCTGTGAGACAAATGTTAATCTTTGGTCTGATCATCTTTGCATTGTTGCAAAAGGAGAATTTCATGACAGAGCTACTGAATTTCTTCATGGGACATTGCCTTCCACTGTGGCTGAAATTTTCACAACATCCCTAGAAGAATGCAACATAGAAAAACATTGGGGAAACAAGCAAATTCTGCCAGGAAGTGTGAGTGAGAAAAAATGTCTGGATAAAGATGTGGATGATGAGAAGTATCACCAAAAAATCTTTACAGGGAGAGCTGAAAGAGAGGAAATACAGAATGATGAAGCCAAACATCAACAGGTGACCTGTGATCTTGAGGAGAGTTCTAAAGTTTCCTACAGAAATGAATTATTCAGTCCTAGGAAGCAAGGAGTGGAAGCCAGAGAGAGTCTCCATAGcacacagggtgcccagagttTACCTATTGTTTTCAAAGTCTTTCAAAAGTGTTTTGAAGGGAGTTCTGAACGAAtggataaagaagaaaatatttcagaaaactgCGTCCCTGATGTGAATAGTGAACATAATGGAGAAGACATGATtgaaatggaagagaaaggaaagcaggCTCAGAAACCAACTCACCAAACAAGCCCCTCCAGCAATATTGgcctgaaaaaaaggaaagaccAGACCTTGAAACTCCATGAACCAGATAAGGATTTCTCATGTCAAAAAATAGCTGCTAAAAATGTGCAGCATGAATactctcacttttttttttcatcagatGAAGAGAGATATCTGCTAAACTTGCTGTTTCCTCTGCAAGAGAGGCCTGTGTGCTTAAGCAAAATATTCCAGCCAGGGAACAGTTTTTGTAGGTGTTTTTGTCCTCTATCAACCTGGAAAGCTGGAAATGGATGTGATGTGAGAATATCTGTATTGGAAAAAGCAGTGGCTGCGTGTTCTCAGAGGATATTTCTGCTGATGCAAGAGAGTGAGAATTATGCCAAAAAAGTCAGTATTTTACAACAGGAGAATGACAGATATGCCCAGATTCTGTGTGCCCTGGAAGAGGAGATGGATGCATATTTTCAATATGTTTTAGCAGCAGATGAATCTAACATAGTTTCATTCCAAAACTTCCTTAATGAGAAAGAAATTGCTGGTGGATGTTTTGATAACTTTACAGAAGAAAGCACCATGACCCCAGGAACATCTTTAGTTGCAACTTTTTCAAAGAATCTCTCATATGttgaagagaaaaacaggaattttgAAAAAGACTCATGGACAATTGCATCAAATAAACCTCACAGGAGTGTTCTATCCCTGAATGGAAGGAAAATTAGATACTTCCAGCTGCTTTCTTacctgaaagaagaaagaagcaggtgcttcaaagaaaTGGCTAAATTATTACAAGACAAGGAGAACTGTGTAGCAAAATATAATGAATTACtgcaagagagaaagagaaatttacAAAGAATAGCTCTTTCAGAAGGTGAAAAAGAAACTTTGTTGGCACAATTGTCAGAGATAAAGTGTGAGCAAGATAAATACAGCGCCTTAGTTTCAGAGCTCCAAGACTGCAAAACTAACTGTTATCAAACCATTTCTGActtacaggaggaaaaatgtgTGCTGCAAAGAGAGATTGACAGAATCAAGCAAAAAACTTCAGAACGGCTCGGTGAACTTCAGAAAGCAAATGCAaactttattttagaaaataaaaatttaaaagagttAATGTCTTCTTTGGGTTTCACTTATGAAGagctgagaaaagagaaaagtataggaacaaacaaaaatacagtaaaactaaaagaagaaaatcaacaaCCTGGTCTTAAGCCAAAGAAAGTTGAAACAGCATGTAGTGTAACACAAACTGAAGAACAGGGTGTTCTGGCTACAGATCCTTCTGATTATTCCCCTGGCAAAAAG GGCAGCATGTTTGAAAACTACAGTATGATGAAAGAGCAAGTCAGAAAGGTGGAAGAGCaactaaaaatacagcaaaaggaattagaaaaatcaaaaaaagag GCTCAGAAGTGGTACAGAGAGCTTGGTTTTGCTGAAACAAGGTATGAAGAAACCAAAACTCGTTTGATGCAGGCTCTCTCAGAATTAGACCACCTTAAACAAGAAGTTGGGGACAAAATGTGGggaaagcagcactgcaaaTTAATG CCTGTGTACACATTGAAGGATGCCCAGGAAAAAGAGGTGAATAAAATAGCCAGTAAGAGATTAGAGCAGCAAGTGTTGACCTTGAAAGCCCAGCTCAGGGACCAGGCTGCTTTACAAAATCAGTTTCATGACTTGCAGAATGAAGTGGAACTCCTTCAGGCTCAACTATGTGAAAAG GAGAAAGAGCTGCAGAAGAGCAAGTCTGAAGTGAAGTTGACATTAGCTCCTCTGAAG GCTAAGCTGGCTTGCCTCACCCAAAAGTGCCAGGAAAGGAACAGCTTCATTAGGAGGATGCATGATGAATTCCACAGGCAAGGATTTATTAACTCTGCATTTGATGAAGAGATGAAGAGCCTGGTGAATGACATGACCCTGGCAGAGTACATGGTTGCTTTTACACCAATGTGTAATCAAGTG ATGCTGCCTTCCTCCACAGATGTTTCACAGGCTAAGGGGCAGCCAGAGGGTCCTGTGGCAGGTGCCAGAGGGAACAGGAGGATTGGGTCAGCACCTGGTGACTCTCAGCCCCCACAGCTCTCCCCTCACCCCAAACCTGTGTGCTGGTTCTTCTGTCACAGTAGCAAGCCCAGAGAGGATCACAGCCTTGCATTGAGAGCTGAGagaaaaccaccccaaaaactgccag
- the C4H4orf50 gene encoding uncharacterized protein C4orf50 homolog isoform X2, which translates to MGWSEPVAATISALNGQEKVFLKAEKELEHAGTPDEKVNSAGEENLTLRIKELEKSREKLKGVLEDCVESNSILRNRMRELELSHKTLLVRIDQLCVKLGQVENVNLRVKGKLQSIQEDLIHLVENQKKSEKKNKEKLRWLQEQLKTKEDEIKSQSEYFEHYKQRQRQQTAVLRKRDCYLQGEVSRLEKQVLDLNAHIALLTSKLEEGMVQHLQQKLQSVCSASQGCKHPGREEMEWKACIENVEHDVKSHLKAFQQNLKFLREKEENTSREQADLLTELQCSQNTEDFLRTKLEESHHQIYSLKISEIKLQEKVEELLDENRTLKDQGTMKLKKKKEKYSELTRSVDGDNSVYLDEVQHLKWRAVSDSLSSRATQTPVVLLHDKESETPACNCEGLKQMEELPEDLVPVLECSSSAFVKVAGLAETEQVTLGPQRANTLKDSLRCTPSHHAAGLLPPCSEKLPSDETSKETKDEETFFLLKEHTIAPPVKTFPASVVEILMRKKIQLTLFEPGRCHITAFTTEKKVRNLSFCETNVNLWSDHLCIVAKGEFHDRATEFLHGTLPSTVAEIFTTSLEECNIEKHWGNKQILPGSVSEKKCLDKDVDDEKYHQKIFTGRAEREEIQNDEAKHQQVTCDLEESSKVSYRNELFSPRKQGVEARESLHSTQGAQSLPIVFKVFQKCFEGSSERMDKEENISENCVPDVNSEHNGEDMIEMEEKGKQAQKPTHQTSPSSNIGLKKRKDQTLKLHEPDKDFSCQKIAAKNVQHEYSHFFFSSDEERYLLNLLFPLQERPVCLSKIFQPGNSFCRCFCPLSTWKAGNGCDVRISVLEKAVAACSQRIFLLMQESENYAKKVSILQQENDRYAQILCALEEEMDAYFQYVLAADESNIVSFQNFLNEKEIAGGCFDNFTEESTMTPGTSLVATFSKNLSYVEEKNRNFEKDSWTIASNKPHRSVLSLNGRKIRYFQLLSYLKEERSRCFKEMAKLLQDKENCVAKYNELLQERKRNLQRIALSEGEKETLLAQLSEIKCEQDKYSALVSELQDCKTNCYQTISDLQEEKCVLQREIDRIKQKTSERLGELQKANANFILENKNLKELMSSLGFTYEELRKEKSIGTNKNTVKLKEENQQPGLKPKKVETACSVTQTEEQGVLATDPSDYSPGKKGSMFENYSMMKEQVRKVEEQLKIQQKELEKSKKEAQKWYRELGFAETRYEETKTRLMQALSELDHLKQEVGDKMWGKQHCKLMPVYTLKDAQEKEVNKIASKRLEQQVLTLKAQLRDQAALQNQFHDLQNEVELLQAQLCEKEKELQKSKSEVKLTLAPLKAKLACLTQKCQERNSFIRRMHDEFHRQGFINSAFDEEMKSLVNDMTLAEYMVAFTPMCNQVMLPSSTDVSQAKGQPEGPVAGARGNRRIGSAPGDSQPPQLSPHPKPVCWFFCHSSKPREDHSLALRAERKPPQKLPGKNVSVTQKKQ; encoded by the exons ATGGGATGGTCAGAGCCCGTGGCTGCCACGATAAGCGCACTGAACGGACAGGAGAAGGTGTTCTTAAAGGCAGAGAAG GAATTAGAACATGCAGGCACACCTGATGAAAAAGTAAACAGTGCTGGAGAAGAGAATTTGACTCTCAGAATAAAAGAGCTGGAAAAGTCAAGGGAAAAACTGAAAGGTGTTCTGGAGGACTGCGTGGAGTCAAATTCCATCCTGAGAAATAG GatgagagagctggagctgtcacACAAAACACTTCTTGTGAGGATTGATCAACTTTGTGTGAAGCTGGGCCAGGTTGAAAATGTCAATCTGCGCGTTAAAGGGAAACTGCAAAGCATTCAGGAGGACCTGATCCACTTG GTTGAAAACCAAAAGAAGTCAGAGaagaagaacaaggaaaaaCTGCGTTGGcttcaggagcagctgaagacAAAAGAGGATGAAATAAAAAGCCAGTCAGAATACTTTGAGCACTACAAACAAAGGCAGAGACAACAGACAGCGGTACTGAGGAAAAGGGACTGTTACCTTCAGGGTGAGGTATCTAGGCTAGAAAAGCAAGTCCTGGATCTTAATGCCCATATTGCTCTTTTGACATCCAAGTTAGAAGAGGGAATggtgcagcacctccagcagaAGCTGCAGTCAGTGTGCAGTGCGAGTCAGGGCTGTAAGCACCCTGGAAGGGAAGAAATGGAATGGAAAGCTTGTATTGAAAATGTGGAGCATGATGTGAAAAGCCACCTCAAGGCATTTCAGCAAAACCTGAAGTTCttgagggaaaaagaagagaacactAGCAGGGAACAGGCAGACCTGCTGACTGAACTGCAGTGCTCTCAGAACACTGAAGACTTTCTCCGAACAAAATTGGAAGAATCTCACCATCAGATCTATAgcttaaaaatatctgaaatcaAACTACAGGAAAAAGTGGAAGAGCTTTTAGATGAAAACAGAACTTTAAAAGATCAAGGTACTATGAagttgaaaaagaagaaagaaaaatactcagAACTTACAAGATCGGTGGATGGGGACAACAGTGTTTACCTG gatGAAGTTCAGCATCTGAAATGGAGGGCAGTCTCGGATTCACTTAGTAGCAGAGCTACTCAAACTCCAGTTGTGCTGCTACATGATAAAGAGTCTG AAACACCAGCCTGTAATTGTGAGGGACTAAAGCAGATGGAGGAGCTTCCAGAAGACCTTGTACCAGTTTTGGAATGCAGTTCCAGTGCCTTTGTGAAAGTTGCTGGTCTAGCTGAGACTGAGCAG GTCACCCTTGGACCGCAGAGGGCAAATACTCTAAAGGACAGTTTGAGGTGTACCCCAAGTCATCATGCAGCAGGACTGCTTCCCCCTTGTTCTGAGAAGTTACCCAGTGATGAGACAAGTAAGGAAACCAAAGatgaagaaactttttttctcttgaaggAACACACCATAGCTCCACCAGTGAAGACATTCCCTGCTTCTGTGGTTGAAATCTTAATGAGAAAGAAGATCCAACTGACCTTGTTTGAGCCTGGGAGATGTCACATAACAGCTTTCACCACTGAGAAGAAAGTGAGGAATTTGAGTTTCTGTGAGACAAATGTTAATCTTTGGTCTGATCATCTTTGCATTGTTGCAAAAGGAGAATTTCATGACAGAGCTACTGAATTTCTTCATGGGACATTGCCTTCCACTGTGGCTGAAATTTTCACAACATCCCTAGAAGAATGCAACATAGAAAAACATTGGGGAAACAAGCAAATTCTGCCAGGAAGTGTGAGTGAGAAAAAATGTCTGGATAAAGATGTGGATGATGAGAAGTATCACCAAAAAATCTTTACAGGGAGAGCTGAAAGAGAGGAAATACAGAATGATGAAGCCAAACATCAACAGGTGACCTGTGATCTTGAGGAGAGTTCTAAAGTTTCCTACAGAAATGAATTATTCAGTCCTAGGAAGCAAGGAGTGGAAGCCAGAGAGAGTCTCCATAGcacacagggtgcccagagttTACCTATTGTTTTCAAAGTCTTTCAAAAGTGTTTTGAAGGGAGTTCTGAACGAAtggataaagaagaaaatatttcagaaaactgCGTCCCTGATGTGAATAGTGAACATAATGGAGAAGACATGATtgaaatggaagagaaaggaaagcaggCTCAGAAACCAACTCACCAAACAAGCCCCTCCAGCAATATTGgcctgaaaaaaaggaaagaccAGACCTTGAAACTCCATGAACCAGATAAGGATTTCTCATGTCAAAAAATAGCTGCTAAAAATGTGCAGCATGAATactctcacttttttttttcatcagatGAAGAGAGATATCTGCTAAACTTGCTGTTTCCTCTGCAAGAGAGGCCTGTGTGCTTAAGCAAAATATTCCAGCCAGGGAACAGTTTTTGTAGGTGTTTTTGTCCTCTATCAACCTGGAAAGCTGGAAATGGATGTGATGTGAGAATATCTGTATTGGAAAAAGCAGTGGCTGCGTGTTCTCAGAGGATATTTCTGCTGATGCAAGAGAGTGAGAATTATGCCAAAAAAGTCAGTATTTTACAACAGGAGAATGACAGATATGCCCAGATTCTGTGTGCCCTGGAAGAGGAGATGGATGCATATTTTCAATATGTTTTAGCAGCAGATGAATCTAACATAGTTTCATTCCAAAACTTCCTTAATGAGAAAGAAATTGCTGGTGGATGTTTTGATAACTTTACAGAAGAAAGCACCATGACCCCAGGAACATCTTTAGTTGCAACTTTTTCAAAGAATCTCTCATATGttgaagagaaaaacaggaattttgAAAAAGACTCATGGACAATTGCATCAAATAAACCTCACAGGAGTGTTCTATCCCTGAATGGAAGGAAAATTAGATACTTCCAGCTGCTTTCTTacctgaaagaagaaagaagcaggtgcttcaaagaaaTGGCTAAATTATTACAAGACAAGGAGAACTGTGTAGCAAAATATAATGAATTACtgcaagagagaaagagaaatttacAAAGAATAGCTCTTTCAGAAGGTGAAAAAGAAACTTTGTTGGCACAATTGTCAGAGATAAAGTGTGAGCAAGATAAATACAGCGCCTTAGTTTCAGAGCTCCAAGACTGCAAAACTAACTGTTATCAAACCATTTCTGActtacaggaggaaaaatgtgTGCTGCAAAGAGAGATTGACAGAATCAAGCAAAAAACTTCAGAACGGCTCGGTGAACTTCAGAAAGCAAATGCAaactttattttagaaaataaaaatttaaaagagttAATGTCTTCTTTGGGTTTCACTTATGAAGagctgagaaaagagaaaagtataggaacaaacaaaaatacagtaaaactaaaagaagaaaatcaacaaCCTGGTCTTAAGCCAAAGAAAGTTGAAACAGCATGTAGTGTAACACAAACTGAAGAACAGGGTGTTCTGGCTACAGATCCTTCTGATTATTCCCCTGGCAAAAAG GGCAGCATGTTTGAAAACTACAGTATGATGAAAGAGCAAGTCAGAAAGGTGGAAGAGCaactaaaaatacagcaaaaggaattagaaaaatcaaaaaaagag GCTCAGAAGTGGTACAGAGAGCTTGGTTTTGCTGAAACAAGGTATGAAGAAACCAAAACTCGTTTGATGCAGGCTCTCTCAGAATTAGACCACCTTAAACAAGAAGTTGGGGACAAAATGTGGggaaagcagcactgcaaaTTAATG CCTGTGTACACATTGAAGGATGCCCAGGAAAAAGAGGTGAATAAAATAGCCAGTAAGAGATTAGAGCAGCAAGTGTTGACCTTGAAAGCCCAGCTCAGGGACCAGGCTGCTTTACAAAATCAGTTTCATGACTTGCAGAATGAAGTGGAACTCCTTCAGGCTCAACTATGTGAAAAG GAGAAAGAGCTGCAGAAGAGCAAGTCTGAAGTGAAGTTGACATTAGCTCCTCTGAAG GCTAAGCTGGCTTGCCTCACCCAAAAGTGCCAGGAAAGGAACAGCTTCATTAGGAGGATGCATGATGAATTCCACAGGCAAGGATTTATTAACTCTGCATTTGATGAAGAGATGAAGAGCCTGGTGAATGACATGACCCTGGCAGAGTACATGGTTGCTTTTACACCAATGTGTAATCAAGTG ATGCTGCCTTCCTCCACAGATGTTTCACAGGCTAAGGGGCAGCCAGAGGGTCCTGTGGCAGGTGCCAGAGGGAACAGGAGGATTGGGTCAGCACCTGGTGACTCTCAGCCCCCACAGCTCTCCCCTCACCCCAAACCTGTGTGCTGGTTCTTCTGTCACAGTAGCAAGCCCAGAGAGGATCACAGCCTTGCATTGAGAGCTGAGagaaaaccaccccaaaaactgccag